A single Puntigrus tetrazona isolate hp1 unplaced genomic scaffold, ASM1883169v1 S000001170, whole genome shotgun sequence DNA region contains:
- the LOC122341228 gene encoding muscular LMNA-interacting protein isoform X4, protein MALEKPHRTLGKVTTVFATKLKSFTFVPLLKRLPAENRMWKKVLQASKPSKTSQEPGDTEKSMAEEGVYKAEVVYVQDPEEDQPEETLKNTTQSEIRSADNLTLKPLTTLAGPHTVSGSITPEPSPATLETIDNKHPGISQLGFHNTSEAAEVSSGLFINREEALSPASSIDFFASPASSKESILSEGWDKDRSWSGLHMFSREGSPGLFSGTVSPCSSIRSGAFTPSVVTIKRHSLAPGSSLLQMSSTCQTPCCDSRATSPCPLTPRARHRLPPTQLSLLTAILRKGRLPVLSSASQRPYTPCWPISPVNMSSCSACSAASSVVPMNVSKAKSCTSIDRPRTGSYQVSQKPDHSSLSVSTTVKTTDETPLTKPPERLDSCRHFISATRHSLSPSLPTVQATNSHLSKSGHKGNCLPKVPSALLCSSLSHMNSSSGISSSLSCSRTENKKNPSMPVNHPASIEPIKPLTSLMQDDEIKFYHKSEKDSSALSELSNASYLKDRGCSSDHLDTSVSKPTQPSCKSSSFPALKHTIESHSNSISPVLCHKENKQNTLFQNGGKNDIERVLLSSPAFRLSPSPRPMGLSRLSCTPPASPACPSVHPNSRSSTPDRCTLSPSPAVPSRQLSPSPSYSFCSSPSPSLWGSTPDCTDGDCKNRKAIDEEVNKKEASFNPAGNYSWEDPHAEMCSPAQLRQQTAELYATIDEVLEDSSQRPQSDHVNKTNVKSLTAKASRPQTSSPSPKLLGRETRYASCPFQPSVTTEKNMTKPGVIRPVTATSRLTDDEEFHPNPFKNLQGNKSNRYQYKAYVKEQGNQRFVSSALCSETQADGTGASDGQAACGEGLASQPQGDCKIRLASLSTETSISTQDVPTSTKPQETHI, encoded by the exons atgGCTTTGGAAAAACCACACCGGACCTTGGGAAAG GTCACCACCGTATTTGCAACCAAGCTGAAGTCTTTCACCTTTGTGCCACTTCTAAAAAGACTGCCTGCTGAGAACAGGATGTGGAAAAAGGTACTTCAGGCAAGCAAACCAAGCAAG ACTTCACAAGAGCCAGGGGACACTGAGAAAAGCATGGCGGAAGAGGGAGTCTACAAAGCAGAGGTTGTTTATGTTCAAGACCCTGAAGAGGACCAGCCTGAAGAAACGCTCAAGAACACCACTCAAAGTGAA atTCGGTCAGCTGACAATTTAACCCTTAAACCACTCACCACACTAGCTGGTCCTCACACAGTATCTGGAAGCATAACCCCTGAGCCTAGTCCAGCTACCCTGGAAACCATTGATAACAAACACCCTGGCATTTCTCAGCTAGGTTTTCACAATACTTCAGAGGCTGCTGAGGTCAGCTCAGGTCTGTTTATAAATAGAGAGGAGGCCCTTAGCCCTGCCAGTTCCATTGATTTTTTCGCTTCCCCTGCTTCTTCTAAGGAGTCTATTCTCTCTGAGGGCTGGGATAAGGACAGGAGCTGGTCAGGGCTCCATATGTTCTCACGGGAGGGTTCTCCTGGCCTCTTTAGTGGCACTGTTTCACCATGTTCTTCCATAAGATCTGGGGCCTTCACACCTTCTGTGGTGACAATCAAGCGGCACTCCTTGGCTCCAGGCTCCAGTCTGCTGCAGATGTCATCCACTTGCCAAACACCCTGCTGTGACAGCCGGGCAACCTCACCCTGTCCTCTGACACCCCGTGCCCGGCATAGACTCCCTCCAACCCAGCTCTCCTTGTTGACGGCCATCCTCAGGAAAGGTCGTCTGCCAGTCCTGTCCTCTGCTTCACAAAGACCTTACACACCCTGCTGGCCAATTAGTCCAGTTAACATGTCCTCCTGTTCAGCATGCTCAGCTGCCTCTTCTGTTGTACCCATGAACGTCTCCAAAGCAAAGTCTTGTACCTCCATAGATAGACCCCGTACTGGGTCTTACCAGGTTTCACAAAAACCAGACCATAGTTCTCTTTCAGTGTCAACAACCGTCAAGACAACTGATGAAACCCCACTGACAAAACCACCAGAAAGACTTGACTCATGTCGACATTTCATCAGTGCTACAAGACACAGTCTTTCACCAAGCTTACCTACAGTTCAGGCTACCAATTCTCACCTGTCGAAATCAGGTCACAAAGGAAATTGTTTACCGAAAGTCCCTAGCGCTCTTTTGTGCAGTTCTCTATCCCATATGAACTCCTCATCTGGTATATCAAGCTCTTTGTCTTGCTCCAGAACAGAGAACAAGAAAAATCCATCAATGCCAGTGAATCACCCTGCATCTATAGAACCAATCAAACCTTTAACATCCTTAATGCAggatgatgaaataaaattctACCACAAGTCAGAAAAAGATTCGTCTGCACTATCTGAGCTCTCTAATGCATCGTATCTGAAAGACAGAGGATGTTCATCTGACCATTTAGATACCTCTGTATCAAAACCTACACAACCTTCATGTAAATCTTCCTCCTTTCctgctctgaaacacacaatTGAATCACATAGTAATTCCATATCTCCTGTTTTATGTCACAAGGAGAATAAACAAAATACTCTTTTCCAAAATGGTGGCAAAAATGATATCGAAAGAGTGCTCCTATCATCCCCGGCTTTTAGATTGTCTCCCTCTCCCAGACCCATGGGTCTCTCCCGTTTGTCCTGCACACCTCCAGCCTCTCCTGCCTGCCCTTCAGTCCACCCAAACTCTCGTTCTTCCACCCCAGACCGCTGCACCCTCTCACCCTCTCCAGCTGTCCCTAGCCGTCAGCTCTCCCCCTCACCCTCATACTCCTTCTGTTCATCACCCTCTCCGTCCCTATGGGGCAGCACACCAGACTGCACAGACGGAGACTGTAAAAATAGAAAG GCAATAGATGAAGAGGTCAACAAGAAAGAGGCTTCATTCAATCCCGCAGGCAATTATTCTTGGGAGGACCCACATGCAGAG ATGTGCTCTCCTGCGCAGCTGCGTCAGCAGACCGCAGAGCTATATGCAACCATCGATGAAGTTCTCGAGGACTCGAGCCAAAGA CCTCAATCAGACCATGTGAACAAAACCAATGTGAAGTCTTTGACAGCCAAGGCTTCAAGG CCACAGACGTCATCACCCTCTCCTAAACTACTGGGACGGGAAACAAGATAT GCAAGCTGTCCTTTTCAACCCTCTGTaaccactgaaaaaaacatg ACAAAGCCTGGAGTTATTAGACCAGTTACTGCAACATCAAGATTAACAGATGATGAAGAATTCCACCCAAATCCTTTCAAGAACCTTCAAGGGAACAAATCCAACCGTTACCAGTACAAG GCATATGTCAAGGAACAAGGAAATCAAAGG tttgtcaGCAGTGCGCTCTGCAGTGAAACCCAAGCAGATGGTACAGGAGCTTCAGATGGGCAGGCAGCGTGTGGAGAGGGGCTTGCTTCACAGCCACAAGGAGACTGTAAGATAAGGCTGGCATCCCTCAGCACGGAGACCAGCATCTCCACGCAAGATGTTCCCACCTCCACGAAACCCCAGGAGACTCACATATGA
- the LOC122341228 gene encoding muscular LMNA-interacting protein isoform X1, giving the protein MALEKPHRTLGKVTTVFATKLKSFTFVPLLKRLPAENRMWKKVLQASKPSKTSQEPGDTEKSMAEEGVYKAEVVYVQDPEEDQPEETLKNTTQSEIRSADNLTLKPLTTLAGPHTVSGSITPEPSPATLETIDNKHPGISQLGFHNTSEAAEVSSGLFINREEALSPASSIDFFASPASSKESILSEGWDKDRSWSGLHMFSREGSPGLFSGTVSPCSSIRSGAFTPSVVTIKRHSLAPGSSLLQMSSTCQTPCCDSRATSPCPLTPRARHRLPPTQLSLLTAILRKGRLPVLSSASQRPYTPCWPISPVNMSSCSACSAASSVVPMNVSKAKSCTSIDRPRTGSYQVSQKPDHSSLSVSTTVKTTDETPLTKPPERLDSCRHFISATRHSLSPSLPTVQATNSHLSKSGHKGNCLPKVPSALLCSSLSHMNSSSGISSSLSCSRTENKKNPSMPVNHPASIEPIKPLTSLMQDDEIKFYHKSEKDSSALSELSNASYLKDRGCSSDHLDTSVSKPTQPSCKSSSFPALKHTIESHSNSISPVLCHKENKQNTLFQNGGKNDIERVLLSSPAFRLSPSPRPMGLSRLSCTPPASPACPSVHPNSRSSTPDRCTLSPSPAVPSRQLSPSPSYSFCSSPSPSLWGSTPDCTDGDCKNRKTYKIKSTYKALAAIPTNTLLLEQQAIDEEVNKKEASFNPAGNYSWEDPHAEMCSPAQLRQQTAELYATIDEVLEDSSQRPQSDHVNKTNVKSLTAKASRPQTSSPSPKLLGRETRYASCPFQPSVTTEKNMTKPGVIRPVTATSRLTDDEEFHPNPFKNLQGNKSNRYQYKAYVKEQGNQRFVSSALCSETQADGTGASDGQAACGEGLASQPQGDCKIRLASLSTETSISTQDVPTSTKPQETHI; this is encoded by the exons atgGCTTTGGAAAAACCACACCGGACCTTGGGAAAG GTCACCACCGTATTTGCAACCAAGCTGAAGTCTTTCACCTTTGTGCCACTTCTAAAAAGACTGCCTGCTGAGAACAGGATGTGGAAAAAGGTACTTCAGGCAAGCAAACCAAGCAAG ACTTCACAAGAGCCAGGGGACACTGAGAAAAGCATGGCGGAAGAGGGAGTCTACAAAGCAGAGGTTGTTTATGTTCAAGACCCTGAAGAGGACCAGCCTGAAGAAACGCTCAAGAACACCACTCAAAGTGAA atTCGGTCAGCTGACAATTTAACCCTTAAACCACTCACCACACTAGCTGGTCCTCACACAGTATCTGGAAGCATAACCCCTGAGCCTAGTCCAGCTACCCTGGAAACCATTGATAACAAACACCCTGGCATTTCTCAGCTAGGTTTTCACAATACTTCAGAGGCTGCTGAGGTCAGCTCAGGTCTGTTTATAAATAGAGAGGAGGCCCTTAGCCCTGCCAGTTCCATTGATTTTTTCGCTTCCCCTGCTTCTTCTAAGGAGTCTATTCTCTCTGAGGGCTGGGATAAGGACAGGAGCTGGTCAGGGCTCCATATGTTCTCACGGGAGGGTTCTCCTGGCCTCTTTAGTGGCACTGTTTCACCATGTTCTTCCATAAGATCTGGGGCCTTCACACCTTCTGTGGTGACAATCAAGCGGCACTCCTTGGCTCCAGGCTCCAGTCTGCTGCAGATGTCATCCACTTGCCAAACACCCTGCTGTGACAGCCGGGCAACCTCACCCTGTCCTCTGACACCCCGTGCCCGGCATAGACTCCCTCCAACCCAGCTCTCCTTGTTGACGGCCATCCTCAGGAAAGGTCGTCTGCCAGTCCTGTCCTCTGCTTCACAAAGACCTTACACACCCTGCTGGCCAATTAGTCCAGTTAACATGTCCTCCTGTTCAGCATGCTCAGCTGCCTCTTCTGTTGTACCCATGAACGTCTCCAAAGCAAAGTCTTGTACCTCCATAGATAGACCCCGTACTGGGTCTTACCAGGTTTCACAAAAACCAGACCATAGTTCTCTTTCAGTGTCAACAACCGTCAAGACAACTGATGAAACCCCACTGACAAAACCACCAGAAAGACTTGACTCATGTCGACATTTCATCAGTGCTACAAGACACAGTCTTTCACCAAGCTTACCTACAGTTCAGGCTACCAATTCTCACCTGTCGAAATCAGGTCACAAAGGAAATTGTTTACCGAAAGTCCCTAGCGCTCTTTTGTGCAGTTCTCTATCCCATATGAACTCCTCATCTGGTATATCAAGCTCTTTGTCTTGCTCCAGAACAGAGAACAAGAAAAATCCATCAATGCCAGTGAATCACCCTGCATCTATAGAACCAATCAAACCTTTAACATCCTTAATGCAggatgatgaaataaaattctACCACAAGTCAGAAAAAGATTCGTCTGCACTATCTGAGCTCTCTAATGCATCGTATCTGAAAGACAGAGGATGTTCATCTGACCATTTAGATACCTCTGTATCAAAACCTACACAACCTTCATGTAAATCTTCCTCCTTTCctgctctgaaacacacaatTGAATCACATAGTAATTCCATATCTCCTGTTTTATGTCACAAGGAGAATAAACAAAATACTCTTTTCCAAAATGGTGGCAAAAATGATATCGAAAGAGTGCTCCTATCATCCCCGGCTTTTAGATTGTCTCCCTCTCCCAGACCCATGGGTCTCTCCCGTTTGTCCTGCACACCTCCAGCCTCTCCTGCCTGCCCTTCAGTCCACCCAAACTCTCGTTCTTCCACCCCAGACCGCTGCACCCTCTCACCCTCTCCAGCTGTCCCTAGCCGTCAGCTCTCCCCCTCACCCTCATACTCCTTCTGTTCATCACCCTCTCCGTCCCTATGGGGCAGCACACCAGACTGCACAGACGGAGACTGTAAAAATAGAAAG ACATACAAGATCAAATCCACCTACAAGGCACTCGCTGCTATTCCCACAAATACTCTGCTCCTGGAACAGCAG GCAATAGATGAAGAGGTCAACAAGAAAGAGGCTTCATTCAATCCCGCAGGCAATTATTCTTGGGAGGACCCACATGCAGAG ATGTGCTCTCCTGCGCAGCTGCGTCAGCAGACCGCAGAGCTATATGCAACCATCGATGAAGTTCTCGAGGACTCGAGCCAAAGA CCTCAATCAGACCATGTGAACAAAACCAATGTGAAGTCTTTGACAGCCAAGGCTTCAAGG CCACAGACGTCATCACCCTCTCCTAAACTACTGGGACGGGAAACAAGATAT GCAAGCTGTCCTTTTCAACCCTCTGTaaccactgaaaaaaacatg ACAAAGCCTGGAGTTATTAGACCAGTTACTGCAACATCAAGATTAACAGATGATGAAGAATTCCACCCAAATCCTTTCAAGAACCTTCAAGGGAACAAATCCAACCGTTACCAGTACAAG GCATATGTCAAGGAACAAGGAAATCAAAGG tttgtcaGCAGTGCGCTCTGCAGTGAAACCCAAGCAGATGGTACAGGAGCTTCAGATGGGCAGGCAGCGTGTGGAGAGGGGCTTGCTTCACAGCCACAAGGAGACTGTAAGATAAGGCTGGCATCCCTCAGCACGGAGACCAGCATCTCCACGCAAGATGTTCCCACCTCCACGAAACCCCAGGAGACTCACATATGA
- the LOC122341228 gene encoding muscular LMNA-interacting protein isoform X9, whose protein sequence is MALEKPHRTLGKVTTVFATKLKSFTFVPLLKRLPAENRMWKKVLQASKPSKTSQEPGDTEKSMAEEGVYKAEVVYVQDPEEDQPEETLKNTTQSEIRSADNLTLKPLTTLAGPHTVSGSITPEPSPATLETIDNKHPGISQLGFHNTSEAAEVSSGLFINREEALSPASSIDFFASPASSKESILSEGWDKDRSWSGLHMFSREGSPGLFSGTVSPCSSIRSGAFTPSVVTIKRHSLAPGSSLLQMSSTCQTPCCDSRATSPCPLTPRARHRLPPTQLSLLTAILRKGRLPVLSSASQRPYTPCWPISPVNMSSCSACSAASSVVPMNVSKAKSCTSIDRPRTGSYQVSQKPDHSSLSVSTTVKTTDETPLTKPPERLDSCRHFISATRHSLSPSLPTVQATNSHLSKSGHKGNCLPKVPSALLCSSLSHMNSSSGISSSLSCSRTENKKNPSMPVNHPASIEPIKPLTSLMQDDEIKFYHKSEKDSSALSELSNASYLKDRGCSSDHLDTSVSKPTQPSCKSSSFPALKHTIESHSNSISPVLCHKENKQNTLFQNGGKNDIERVLLSSPAFRLSPSPRPMGLSRLSCTPPASPACPSVHPNSRSSTPDRCTLSPSPAVPSRQLSPSPSYSFCSSPSPSLWGSTPDCTDGDCKNRKTYKIKSTYKALAAIPTNTLLLEQQAIDEEVNKKEASFNPAGNYSWEDPHAEMCSPAQLRQQTAELYATIDEVLEDSSQRPQSDHVNKTNVKSLTAKASRPQTSSPSPKLLGRETRYTKPGVIRPVTATSRLTDDEEFHPNPFKNLQGNKSNRYQYKVRCDLIIPN, encoded by the exons atgGCTTTGGAAAAACCACACCGGACCTTGGGAAAG GTCACCACCGTATTTGCAACCAAGCTGAAGTCTTTCACCTTTGTGCCACTTCTAAAAAGACTGCCTGCTGAGAACAGGATGTGGAAAAAGGTACTTCAGGCAAGCAAACCAAGCAAG ACTTCACAAGAGCCAGGGGACACTGAGAAAAGCATGGCGGAAGAGGGAGTCTACAAAGCAGAGGTTGTTTATGTTCAAGACCCTGAAGAGGACCAGCCTGAAGAAACGCTCAAGAACACCACTCAAAGTGAA atTCGGTCAGCTGACAATTTAACCCTTAAACCACTCACCACACTAGCTGGTCCTCACACAGTATCTGGAAGCATAACCCCTGAGCCTAGTCCAGCTACCCTGGAAACCATTGATAACAAACACCCTGGCATTTCTCAGCTAGGTTTTCACAATACTTCAGAGGCTGCTGAGGTCAGCTCAGGTCTGTTTATAAATAGAGAGGAGGCCCTTAGCCCTGCCAGTTCCATTGATTTTTTCGCTTCCCCTGCTTCTTCTAAGGAGTCTATTCTCTCTGAGGGCTGGGATAAGGACAGGAGCTGGTCAGGGCTCCATATGTTCTCACGGGAGGGTTCTCCTGGCCTCTTTAGTGGCACTGTTTCACCATGTTCTTCCATAAGATCTGGGGCCTTCACACCTTCTGTGGTGACAATCAAGCGGCACTCCTTGGCTCCAGGCTCCAGTCTGCTGCAGATGTCATCCACTTGCCAAACACCCTGCTGTGACAGCCGGGCAACCTCACCCTGTCCTCTGACACCCCGTGCCCGGCATAGACTCCCTCCAACCCAGCTCTCCTTGTTGACGGCCATCCTCAGGAAAGGTCGTCTGCCAGTCCTGTCCTCTGCTTCACAAAGACCTTACACACCCTGCTGGCCAATTAGTCCAGTTAACATGTCCTCCTGTTCAGCATGCTCAGCTGCCTCTTCTGTTGTACCCATGAACGTCTCCAAAGCAAAGTCTTGTACCTCCATAGATAGACCCCGTACTGGGTCTTACCAGGTTTCACAAAAACCAGACCATAGTTCTCTTTCAGTGTCAACAACCGTCAAGACAACTGATGAAACCCCACTGACAAAACCACCAGAAAGACTTGACTCATGTCGACATTTCATCAGTGCTACAAGACACAGTCTTTCACCAAGCTTACCTACAGTTCAGGCTACCAATTCTCACCTGTCGAAATCAGGTCACAAAGGAAATTGTTTACCGAAAGTCCCTAGCGCTCTTTTGTGCAGTTCTCTATCCCATATGAACTCCTCATCTGGTATATCAAGCTCTTTGTCTTGCTCCAGAACAGAGAACAAGAAAAATCCATCAATGCCAGTGAATCACCCTGCATCTATAGAACCAATCAAACCTTTAACATCCTTAATGCAggatgatgaaataaaattctACCACAAGTCAGAAAAAGATTCGTCTGCACTATCTGAGCTCTCTAATGCATCGTATCTGAAAGACAGAGGATGTTCATCTGACCATTTAGATACCTCTGTATCAAAACCTACACAACCTTCATGTAAATCTTCCTCCTTTCctgctctgaaacacacaatTGAATCACATAGTAATTCCATATCTCCTGTTTTATGTCACAAGGAGAATAAACAAAATACTCTTTTCCAAAATGGTGGCAAAAATGATATCGAAAGAGTGCTCCTATCATCCCCGGCTTTTAGATTGTCTCCCTCTCCCAGACCCATGGGTCTCTCCCGTTTGTCCTGCACACCTCCAGCCTCTCCTGCCTGCCCTTCAGTCCACCCAAACTCTCGTTCTTCCACCCCAGACCGCTGCACCCTCTCACCCTCTCCAGCTGTCCCTAGCCGTCAGCTCTCCCCCTCACCCTCATACTCCTTCTGTTCATCACCCTCTCCGTCCCTATGGGGCAGCACACCAGACTGCACAGACGGAGACTGTAAAAATAGAAAG ACATACAAGATCAAATCCACCTACAAGGCACTCGCTGCTATTCCCACAAATACTCTGCTCCTGGAACAGCAG GCAATAGATGAAGAGGTCAACAAGAAAGAGGCTTCATTCAATCCCGCAGGCAATTATTCTTGGGAGGACCCACATGCAGAG ATGTGCTCTCCTGCGCAGCTGCGTCAGCAGACCGCAGAGCTATATGCAACCATCGATGAAGTTCTCGAGGACTCGAGCCAAAGA CCTCAATCAGACCATGTGAACAAAACCAATGTGAAGTCTTTGACAGCCAAGGCTTCAAGG CCACAGACGTCATCACCCTCTCCTAAACTACTGGGACGGGAAACAAGATAT ACAAAGCCTGGAGTTATTAGACCAGTTACTGCAACATCAAGATTAACAGATGATGAAGAATTCCACCCAAATCCTTTCAAGAACCTTCAAGGGAACAAATCCAACCGTTACCAGTACAAG GTCAGATGTGATCTCATTATACCTAATTGA
- the LOC122341228 gene encoding muscular LMNA-interacting protein isoform X8: MALEKPHRTLGKVTTVFATKLKSFTFVPLLKRLPAENRMWKKVLQASKPSKTSQEPGDTEKSMAEEGVYKAEVVYVQDPEEDQPEETLKNTTQSEIRSADNLTLKPLTTLAGPHTVSGSITPEPSPATLETIDNKHPGISQLGFHNTSEAAEVSSGLFINREEALSPASSIDFFASPASSKESILSEGWDKDRSWSGLHMFSREGSPGLFSGTVSPCSSIRSGAFTPSVVTIKRHSLAPGSSLLQMSSTCQTPCCDSRATSPCPLTPRARHRLPPTQLSLLTAILRKGRLPVLSSASQRPYTPCWPISPVNMSSCSACSAASSVVPMNVSKAKSCTSIDRPRTGSYQVSQKPDHSSLSVSTTVKTTDETPLTKPPERLDSCRHFISATRHSLSPSLPTVQATNSHLSKSGHKGNCLPKVPSALLCSSLSHMNSSSGISSSLSCSRTENKKNPSMPVNHPASIEPIKPLTSLMQDDEIKFYHKSEKDSSALSELSNASYLKDRGCSSDHLDTSVSKPTQPSCKSSSFPALKHTIESHSNSISPVLCHKENKQNTLFQNGGKNDIERVLLSSPAFRLSPSPRPMGLSRLSCTPPASPACPSVHPNSRSSTPDRCTLSPSPAVPSRQLSPSPSYSFCSSPSPSLWGSTPDCTDGDCKNRKTYKIKSTYKALAAIPTNTLLLEQQAIDEEVNKKEASFNPAGNYSWEDPHAEMCSPAQLRQQTAELYATIDEVLEDSSQRPQSDHVNKTNVKSLTAKASRPQTSSPSPKLLGRETRYASCPFQPSVTTEKNMTKPGVIRPVTATSRLTDDEEFHPNPFKNLQGNKSNRYQYKVRCDLIIPN; the protein is encoded by the exons atgGCTTTGGAAAAACCACACCGGACCTTGGGAAAG GTCACCACCGTATTTGCAACCAAGCTGAAGTCTTTCACCTTTGTGCCACTTCTAAAAAGACTGCCTGCTGAGAACAGGATGTGGAAAAAGGTACTTCAGGCAAGCAAACCAAGCAAG ACTTCACAAGAGCCAGGGGACACTGAGAAAAGCATGGCGGAAGAGGGAGTCTACAAAGCAGAGGTTGTTTATGTTCAAGACCCTGAAGAGGACCAGCCTGAAGAAACGCTCAAGAACACCACTCAAAGTGAA atTCGGTCAGCTGACAATTTAACCCTTAAACCACTCACCACACTAGCTGGTCCTCACACAGTATCTGGAAGCATAACCCCTGAGCCTAGTCCAGCTACCCTGGAAACCATTGATAACAAACACCCTGGCATTTCTCAGCTAGGTTTTCACAATACTTCAGAGGCTGCTGAGGTCAGCTCAGGTCTGTTTATAAATAGAGAGGAGGCCCTTAGCCCTGCCAGTTCCATTGATTTTTTCGCTTCCCCTGCTTCTTCTAAGGAGTCTATTCTCTCTGAGGGCTGGGATAAGGACAGGAGCTGGTCAGGGCTCCATATGTTCTCACGGGAGGGTTCTCCTGGCCTCTTTAGTGGCACTGTTTCACCATGTTCTTCCATAAGATCTGGGGCCTTCACACCTTCTGTGGTGACAATCAAGCGGCACTCCTTGGCTCCAGGCTCCAGTCTGCTGCAGATGTCATCCACTTGCCAAACACCCTGCTGTGACAGCCGGGCAACCTCACCCTGTCCTCTGACACCCCGTGCCCGGCATAGACTCCCTCCAACCCAGCTCTCCTTGTTGACGGCCATCCTCAGGAAAGGTCGTCTGCCAGTCCTGTCCTCTGCTTCACAAAGACCTTACACACCCTGCTGGCCAATTAGTCCAGTTAACATGTCCTCCTGTTCAGCATGCTCAGCTGCCTCTTCTGTTGTACCCATGAACGTCTCCAAAGCAAAGTCTTGTACCTCCATAGATAGACCCCGTACTGGGTCTTACCAGGTTTCACAAAAACCAGACCATAGTTCTCTTTCAGTGTCAACAACCGTCAAGACAACTGATGAAACCCCACTGACAAAACCACCAGAAAGACTTGACTCATGTCGACATTTCATCAGTGCTACAAGACACAGTCTTTCACCAAGCTTACCTACAGTTCAGGCTACCAATTCTCACCTGTCGAAATCAGGTCACAAAGGAAATTGTTTACCGAAAGTCCCTAGCGCTCTTTTGTGCAGTTCTCTATCCCATATGAACTCCTCATCTGGTATATCAAGCTCTTTGTCTTGCTCCAGAACAGAGAACAAGAAAAATCCATCAATGCCAGTGAATCACCCTGCATCTATAGAACCAATCAAACCTTTAACATCCTTAATGCAggatgatgaaataaaattctACCACAAGTCAGAAAAAGATTCGTCTGCACTATCTGAGCTCTCTAATGCATCGTATCTGAAAGACAGAGGATGTTCATCTGACCATTTAGATACCTCTGTATCAAAACCTACACAACCTTCATGTAAATCTTCCTCCTTTCctgctctgaaacacacaatTGAATCACATAGTAATTCCATATCTCCTGTTTTATGTCACAAGGAGAATAAACAAAATACTCTTTTCCAAAATGGTGGCAAAAATGATATCGAAAGAGTGCTCCTATCATCCCCGGCTTTTAGATTGTCTCCCTCTCCCAGACCCATGGGTCTCTCCCGTTTGTCCTGCACACCTCCAGCCTCTCCTGCCTGCCCTTCAGTCCACCCAAACTCTCGTTCTTCCACCCCAGACCGCTGCACCCTCTCACCCTCTCCAGCTGTCCCTAGCCGTCAGCTCTCCCCCTCACCCTCATACTCCTTCTGTTCATCACCCTCTCCGTCCCTATGGGGCAGCACACCAGACTGCACAGACGGAGACTGTAAAAATAGAAAG ACATACAAGATCAAATCCACCTACAAGGCACTCGCTGCTATTCCCACAAATACTCTGCTCCTGGAACAGCAG GCAATAGATGAAGAGGTCAACAAGAAAGAGGCTTCATTCAATCCCGCAGGCAATTATTCTTGGGAGGACCCACATGCAGAG ATGTGCTCTCCTGCGCAGCTGCGTCAGCAGACCGCAGAGCTATATGCAACCATCGATGAAGTTCTCGAGGACTCGAGCCAAAGA CCTCAATCAGACCATGTGAACAAAACCAATGTGAAGTCTTTGACAGCCAAGGCTTCAAGG CCACAGACGTCATCACCCTCTCCTAAACTACTGGGACGGGAAACAAGATAT GCAAGCTGTCCTTTTCAACCCTCTGTaaccactgaaaaaaacatg ACAAAGCCTGGAGTTATTAGACCAGTTACTGCAACATCAAGATTAACAGATGATGAAGAATTCCACCCAAATCCTTTCAAGAACCTTCAAGGGAACAAATCCAACCGTTACCAGTACAAG GTCAGATGTGATCTCATTATACCTAATTGA